One genomic window of Malaciobacter molluscorum LMG 25693 includes the following:
- a CDS encoding CCA tRNA nucleotidyltransferase, which translates to MYTFTNIKTKLPSILIEILNSLQECEAKPILVGGCIRDFFLKIDSKDFDIEIFNVEKLEDIQDILSKYGNVKLVGKSFGVLTLSVDGFDFDFALAREEKKIASGHKGFEVITNKNMSFSQASLRRDFTINSIGYDFFEDKILDPHNGLQDLKNKVLRYVNKNTFSEDALRVYRAVQFCARFNLKLEDNTFDLCKKLADTNEFKTLPKERVFEELKKLFLKSIKPSIGLNLLKDLGILKYFDELEKLIGCIQDKEYHPEGDVWIHTLMCIDELARILDKSDITDEYRKLYLFYSILCHDLGKPFCTQEINGRITSHKHEALGVEPTKQFLSKITNEKKFIEKIIPLVKNHLAPFQLYLANSSLKAVKRLSLKVNIEDLCYVCLADCLGRDIKDKEKCPKAIDWLLTKAKELNIQNSALKPLVQGRDLINIGFEPSKEFKEILDFAMDLQIDENLTKEEILVTIKNKYD; encoded by the coding sequence ATGTACACGTTTACAAACATAAAAACTAAACTTCCTTCAATACTTATTGAAATACTAAACTCTTTACAAGAATGTGAGGCTAAACCAATTCTTGTAGGAGGATGTATTAGAGACTTCTTTTTAAAAATAGATTCCAAAGATTTTGATATTGAGATATTTAATGTAGAAAAACTTGAAGATATTCAAGATATTTTATCAAAATATGGAAATGTAAAACTAGTTGGTAAATCTTTTGGTGTTTTGACTTTAAGTGTAGATGGCTTTGATTTTGATTTTGCATTAGCAAGAGAGGAAAAAAAGATTGCATCTGGACACAAAGGTTTTGAAGTAATTACAAATAAAAATATGAGTTTTTCACAAGCTAGTTTAAGACGTGATTTTACTATTAATTCTATTGGTTATGATTTCTTTGAAGATAAAATACTTGACCCCCATAATGGCTTGCAAGATTTAAAAAATAAAGTATTAAGATATGTAAATAAAAATACATTTAGTGAAGATGCTTTACGAGTATATAGAGCAGTACAATTTTGTGCAAGATTTAATTTAAAACTTGAAGATAATACTTTTGATTTATGTAAAAAATTAGCAGATACAAATGAGTTTAAAACTCTTCCTAAAGAGAGAGTTTTTGAGGAGCTAAAAAAACTATTTTTAAAATCAATTAAACCATCAATTGGTCTAAATCTTTTAAAAGATTTAGGAATATTAAAATATTTTGATGAGTTAGAAAAGCTTATTGGATGTATCCAAGATAAAGAGTATCATCCTGAAGGTGATGTTTGGATTCATACTTTGATGTGTATTGATGAACTAGCAAGAATATTAGATAAAAGTGATATTACAGATGAGTATAGAAAACTATACCTTTTTTATTCAATACTTTGCCATGATTTGGGAAAACCTTTTTGTACCCAAGAGATAAATGGAAGAATAACTTCTCATAAACATGAAGCTTTAGGTGTAGAGCCAACAAAACAGTTCTTGTCTAAAATAACAAATGAGAAAAAGTTTATTGAAAAAATTATTCCTTTAGTGAAAAATCATTTAGCACCTTTTCAATTATATTTGGCAAACTCTTCTTTAAAAGCAGTAAAAAGATTATCATTAAAAGTAAATATTGAAGATTTGTGTTATGTATGTTTGGCTGATTGTTTGGGTCGAGATATAAAAGATAAAGAAAAATGCCCAAAAGCAATAGATTGGCTATTAACTAAAGCAAAAGAGTTAAATATACAAAATAGTGCTTTAAAGCCTCTTGTTCAAGGAAGAGATTTGATAAATATTGGTTTTGAACCATCAAAAGAGTTTAAAGAAATTTTGGATTTTGCGATGGATTTACAAATAGATGAAAACTTAACAAAAGAGGAAATATTAGTAACAATAAAAAATAAATACGATTAA
- a CDS encoding tetratricopeptide repeat protein has protein sequence MKIKKVLKLLLAINIIFIFVGCNNSDKEVKHQTSLSIPEWNSKIAKFSNSNGGILYQSAKTDPSAATKIGYSYSEELKDYDKAIKWYKYSNSMKSTGVNSNYMCYAYQMKKDYDEAIKWCKNAIDLSNNDALYRIGYLYSKIKNYEEAIKYYEISYEKTKDKMSANNIGFIYQEKIKDYESAKKWYLIGVKENNMSSFHNLSMLYHHNLNDDLRASAYSIALINNKFTKSSVLNTLQKTWKIPNNIIQKGYELQLNSDEFPIKYKGKLDLDE, from the coding sequence GTGAAAATAAAAAAGGTACTAAAATTACTATTAGCAATAAATATAATATTTATATTTGTAGGGTGTAATAATAGTGATAAAGAAGTAAAACACCAAACAAGTTTATCTATACCAGAATGGAATTCAAAAATTGCAAAGTTTTCAAATAGTAATGGTGGTATTCTATATCAAAGTGCAAAAACAGACCCAAGTGCAGCAACAAAGATAGGATACTCATACTCAGAAGAATTAAAAGATTATGATAAAGCTATCAAATGGTATAAATACTCAAACTCGATGAAATCAACAGGAGTAAATTCAAATTATATGTGTTATGCATATCAAATGAAAAAAGATTATGATGAAGCAATAAAATGGTGTAAAAATGCAATTGATTTATCTAATAATGATGCTTTATATAGAATTGGTTACTTATATTCTAAAATAAAAAATTATGAAGAAGCAATTAAGTACTATGAGATATCATATGAAAAAACAAAAGATAAAATGTCTGCAAATAATATAGGATTTATATATCAAGAAAAAATAAAAGATTATGAAAGTGCAAAAAAATGGTATTTAATAGGGGTAAAAGAAAATAACATGTCTTCTTTTCATAACTTATCTATGTTATATCATCACAATTTAAATGATGATTTAAGAGCAAGTGCCTACTCTATTGCCTTGATTAACAATAAGTTTACAAAAAGTTCAGTATTAAATACTTTACAAAAAACATGGAAAATACCAAACAATATAATCCAAAAAGGGTATGAATTACAACTAAATTCAGATGAATTTCCAATAAAATATAAAGGAAAGTTAGATTTAGATGAATAG
- a CDS encoding tetratricopeptide repeat protein, whose amino-acid sequence MNSVKIVINILIIAIISLNLTACEDNKSSNNKKEEKEVKITPSLSMPNVKDEYINKYIKLSQLYAAKTDPSAATKIGYAYSEELKDYDKAIKWYKYSNSMKPTEVNSNYMCYAYQMKKNYDEAINWCKNAIDLGSKEALLLLGNAYADSKNYEESIKWIKKAYENNNPDAAINLGYSYSKIGDYKNAEKWYKIAIKNDDFEAYKNLSTLYNEKLKDDVKASAYAIAVIDTKYTKSSVLRVLKDDMKIPNNIIQKGYELQLNSDEFPIKYKGKLDLDE is encoded by the coding sequence ATGAATAGTGTGAAAATAGTAATAAATATATTAATAATAGCAATAATAAGTCTAAACTTAACTGCCTGTGAAGATAATAAAAGTTCAAATAATAAAAAAGAAGAGAAAGAAGTTAAAATTACTCCTTCTTTGTCTATGCCCAATGTTAAAGATGAATATATAAATAAATATATCAAACTAAGTCAATTATATGCTGCAAAAACAGACCCAAGCGCAGCAACAAAGATAGGATATGCATACTCAGAAGAATTAAAAGATTATGATAAAGCAATCAAATGGTATAAATACTCAAACTCTATGAAACCAACAGAAGTAAATTCAAATTATATGTGTTATGCATATCAAATGAAAAAAAATTATGATGAAGCAATAAATTGGTGTAAAAATGCAATTGATTTAGGTAGTAAAGAAGCCTTACTACTTTTAGGGAATGCATATGCAGACTCAAAAAATTATGAAGAATCTATTAAATGGATAAAAAAAGCATATGAAAATAATAATCCAGATGCTGCAATTAATTTAGGTTATTCATATTCTAAAATTGGAGATTATAAAAATGCAGAGAAATGGTATAAAATTGCAATTAAAAATGATGATTTTGAAGCATATAAAAATTTATCAACACTTTACAATGAAAAATTAAAAGATGATGTAAAAGCAAGTGCATATGCAATAGCAGTTATTGATACAAAATATACAAAATCTTCTGTTTTACGAGTATTAAAAGATGATATGAAAATCCCAAACAATATAATCCAAAAAGGCTATGAGTTACAATTAAATTCAGATGAATTTCCAATAAAATATAAAGGAAAATTAGACTTAGATGAATAA
- a CDS encoding apolipoprotein N-acyltransferase — MFLVKQINFNKTIIIKGLITAILLSSFIYLQNFDINYKILNSIIGLTGIYFLLSIPRLSLVIAGFFTGILWFYWIPFSFVYYHIGYLIPIAIIGIGLIVAFFFFLLDFIKKPIFRVFALFALSFIEPFGFNWFKLELLFESSYFQTSKLAFFLILVSMFFLTRKNKYKALFIIPLIFAFNYSKPIKIKEPDLKIYMANMHINQDTKWNKKNRLNIINKNLDEIDYAIQEKYDLIILPETSLPILLNKDEFLLNYLKRRAKKIDIIVGSMSYTKNNYYNSSYYFSKDKVQIANKVVLVPFGEKIPLPKILRDFINKIFYDGASDYSEAKKPTDFNIKGFKFRNAICYEATTDKIFENLNDTKYMIAISNNAWFTPSIEPTLQKILMRYYAKKYNIIIYHVTNDSKNFILKP, encoded by the coding sequence ATGTTTTTAGTAAAACAGATTAATTTTAACAAAACTATTATAATAAAAGGCTTGATAACTGCAATATTGCTTAGCAGTTTTATTTACTTACAAAATTTTGATATAAATTATAAAATCCTTAATAGTATAATTGGATTAACAGGTATATACTTTCTTCTTTCTATTCCTAGGCTATCTTTAGTAATAGCAGGTTTTTTTACTGGGATTTTATGGTTTTATTGGATACCTTTTAGCTTTGTTTATTATCATATTGGTTATTTAATTCCAATAGCAATTATAGGAATTGGACTTATTGTTGCTTTTTTCTTTTTTCTATTAGATTTTATTAAAAAACCAATTTTTAGAGTATTTGCATTATTTGCATTGAGTTTTATAGAACCATTTGGATTCAACTGGTTTAAACTTGAATTATTATTTGAAAGTTCTTATTTTCAAACTTCAAAATTAGCTTTCTTTTTAATACTTGTTTCTATGTTTTTTCTAACAAGAAAAAATAAATATAAAGCTTTATTTATAATTCCATTGATATTTGCTTTTAACTATAGCAAACCTATAAAAATTAAAGAGCCAGATTTAAAAATATATATGGCAAATATGCACATAAATCAAGATACAAAATGGAATAAAAAAAATAGATTAAACATCATAAATAAAAATTTGGATGAAATAGATTATGCAATACAAGAGAAATATGACTTAATAATATTACCAGAAACTTCTCTTCCAATACTACTTAATAAAGATGAATTTCTATTAAATTATCTAAAAAGAAGAGCTAAAAAAATTGATATTATAGTTGGTTCTATGTCATATACTAAAAATAATTACTACAATTCTTCATATTATTTTTCAAAAGACAAAGTTCAAATTGCAAATAAAGTAGTTCTTGTTCCATTTGGAGAGAAAATACCTCTTCCTAAGATATTAAGAGATTTTATAAACAAAATATTTTACGATGGTGCTAGTGATTATAGTGAAGCCAAAAAACCAACTGATTTTAACATAAAAGGTTTCAAATTTAGAAATGCCATATGTTATGAAGCAACAACTGATAAAATATTTGAAAATCTAAATGACACAAAATATATGATTGCAATATCAAATAATGCTTGGTTTACACCATCAATCGAACCTACATTACAAAAAATACTTATGAGATATTATGCAAAAAAATATAATATAATCATATACCATGTGACAAATGATAGTAAAAATTTTATATTAAAACCTTAA
- the yajC gene encoding preprotein translocase subunit YajC, with the protein MAGNADLISSLLPLVALFAIFYFLIIRPQQKQAKAHKQMITELKKGDKIVTNGGLMVEIIKVEETYLVVKNHDNTEMKLMKDFVAKLLD; encoded by the coding sequence ATGGCAGGAAATGCTGATTTAATAAGTTCATTATTACCTCTAGTTGCACTATTTGCAATTTTTTATTTTTTGATTATCAGACCACAGCAAAAACAAGCTAAAGCTCATAAGCAAATGATAACTGAATTAAAAAAAGGTGATAAGATTGTAACAAATGGTGGCTTAATGGTAGAAATTATTAAAGTTGAAGAGACTTATTTAGTAGTTAAAAACCATGATAACACTGAAATGAAATTAATGAAAGATTTTGTTGCAAAACTTTTAGATTAA
- the secD gene encoding protein translocase subunit SecD — protein MKILNYRLVIFILSIIFGIVFSLPSFMQTDTGKKISLGLDLQGGLHMLLGVQTNEAVTSKIKSIATSIKYFADDEDLLLEDLSIDNDTITFSMLDKDELPKIEKSLEQISGLKISVDGLNVTVSLTDKEIERTKDLSVSQAVETIRNRLDQFGLAEPTVIRQGKTDIVVQLPGIKSQEDEKSARELISKPANLELMAVDEERADRVYTMSEAQAAEYGDLILEDTNDSNRLYLVKEIPILNGEQVIDAKVAFDKSNQPIINFTLNSSGARIFGDFTAKNVGKRLAVVLDGKVYSAPSIRERIGGGSGQISGGFTVQEAGNVAIALRSGALPASVKLLEKRSVGPSLGADSIEASMMALILGFALVVVFMVVYYRRAGVIANIALVTNIFIIVAVMAMFGATLTLPGMAGIVLTVGMAVDANVIITERIRELLKQGMSIPKAVEDGYSNAMRAILDANITTILAAVILYAYGTGPIKGFAVTISIGILASMLTAILGTHGIYDALMPKISKDKNTKKWFGVN, from the coding sequence TTGAAAATCTTAAATTATAGACTAGTTATTTTTATATTAAGTATCATATTTGGAATTGTTTTTTCACTTCCTTCATTTATGCAAACAGACACTGGTAAAAAAATCTCTTTAGGATTAGATTTACAAGGTGGACTTCATATGCTATTAGGAGTTCAGACAAATGAAGCTGTAACTTCAAAGATAAAAAGTATAGCTACATCAATTAAGTATTTTGCAGATGATGAAGATTTATTATTAGAAGATTTAAGTATTGATAACGATACTATTACTTTTTCTATGTTAGATAAAGATGAACTTCCAAAGATTGAGAAAAGTTTAGAACAAATAAGTGGATTAAAAATATCTGTTGATGGATTAAATGTAACTGTTAGTTTAACTGACAAAGAGATAGAAAGAACAAAAGATCTATCTGTATCTCAAGCAGTTGAAACTATTAGAAATAGACTTGATCAATTTGGTCTTGCAGAACCAACTGTTATTCGACAAGGTAAAACAGATATTGTTGTTCAGCTTCCAGGTATTAAATCTCAAGAAGATGAAAAATCTGCAAGAGAGCTTATTTCTAAACCTGCAAATTTAGAACTTATGGCTGTTGATGAAGAAAGAGCCGATAGAGTTTATACGATGAGTGAAGCACAAGCTGCTGAATATGGAGATTTGATATTAGAAGATACAAATGATTCTAATAGATTATATCTAGTAAAAGAGATACCTATTTTAAATGGTGAACAAGTAATTGATGCAAAAGTTGCTTTTGATAAATCAAATCAGCCAATTATTAATTTTACATTAAATTCAAGTGGTGCAAGAATTTTTGGTGACTTTACTGCTAAAAATGTTGGAAAAAGACTTGCTGTTGTACTTGATGGTAAAGTATATTCAGCTCCTTCAATTAGAGAAAGAATAGGTGGAGGAAGTGGTCAAATTTCTGGTGGATTTACAGTTCAAGAAGCTGGGAATGTAGCAATTGCTTTAAGAAGTGGTGCTTTACCTGCATCTGTTAAACTTCTAGAAAAAAGAAGTGTAGGACCAAGTTTAGGAGCTGATTCTATTGAAGCTTCAATGATGGCACTTATTTTAGGATTTGCTTTAGTTGTAGTATTTATGGTTGTTTACTATAGAAGAGCAGGTGTTATTGCTAATATTGCTTTAGTTACAAATATTTTTATTATTGTTGCAGTAATGGCAATGTTTGGTGCAACTTTAACACTTCCAGGTATGGCTGGTATCGTTCTTACAGTTGGTATGGCAGTTGATGCTAACGTAATTATTACTGAAAGAATTAGAGAGTTATTAAAACAGGGAATGTCTATTCCTAAAGCAGTTGAAGATGGTTATTCAAATGCAATGAGAGCAATCTTAGATGCAAATATTACTACTATTTTAGCAGCTGTGATTTTATATGCATATGGTACTGGTCCAATCAAAGGATTTGCAGTAACAATTTCTATTGGTATTTTAGCTTCTATGCTAACAGCAATTTTGGGTACGCATGGTATATATGATGCTCTTATGCCAAAAATATCAAAAGATAAAAATACTAAAAAATGGTTTGGAGTTAATTAA
- the secF gene encoding protein translocase subunit SecF gives MEIFKSTKIYNFMGSRLPFLGLSSILFIASIVLLVTKGLNFGIDFAGGTIVQVKYEQKAPISDIREVLKKKPAYSNAIISKFGSDEEVVIRLSGSSSDLSTDISDKITKVLAPTGKFEIRRVDIVGPKVGGELREKGIMALTLSILVILVYVSFRFEWRFAIASILALIHDITIAMGAISLFSVEVNLDILAALLTLLGYSLNDTIIVFDRIREGIQTSKETLIEKIVNESVTKTLSRTTLTSLTTFFVVVTLFAFGGEIIHGFAFTLVVGIIVGTYSSIFIAASFLVQLKFSITSFRAKEAEKVKRQKEKERMRAMYEKGTV, from the coding sequence ATGGAAATTTTTAAATCAACTAAAATATATAACTTCATGGGAAGCAGACTTCCTTTTTTAGGTTTATCTTCAATTTTATTTATTGCATCAATAGTATTATTAGTTACTAAGGGATTAAACTTTGGTATTGATTTTGCTGGTGGTACAATTGTACAGGTAAAATATGAACAAAAAGCTCCTATTTCAGATATTAGAGAAGTATTAAAGAAAAAACCAGCATATTCAAATGCAATTATTTCAAAATTTGGAAGTGATGAAGAGGTAGTTATTAGATTATCAGGTTCTTCATCTGATTTATCAACAGATATTAGTGATAAAATTACTAAAGTATTAGCTCCTACTGGTAAGTTTGAGATAAGAAGAGTTGATATAGTTGGACCAAAAGTTGGTGGAGAATTGAGAGAAAAGGGTATTATGGCGCTTACTCTTTCAATTCTTGTAATTTTAGTGTATGTAAGTTTTAGATTTGAGTGGAGATTTGCAATTGCATCTATTTTAGCACTTATTCATGATATTACAATTGCAATGGGTGCAATATCTTTATTTTCTGTAGAAGTAAATTTAGATATTTTAGCTGCATTATTGACATTGCTTGGATATTCATTAAATGATACAATTATTGTATTTGATAGAATTAGAGAAGGTATTCAAACATCTAAAGAGACTCTTATTGAAAAAATTGTTAATGAATCAGTAACTAAAACATTATCAAGAACAACTTTAACTTCATTGACAACATTCTTTGTTGTTGTGACTCTGTTTGCATTTGGTGGTGAAATTATTCACGGATTTGCATTTACATTGGTTGTAGGTATTATTGTAGGTACTTATTCATCAATATTTATTGCTGCATCTTTCTTAGTTCAATTAAAATTCTCAATTACTTCTTTTAGAGCAAAAGAAGCAGAGAAAGTTAAAAGACAAAAAGAAAAAGAGAGAATGAGAGCTATGTATGAGAAAGGAACAGTTTAG
- a CDS encoding pentapeptide repeat-containing protein: protein MQYKLNQCKEFYNNKNIKIKNIELYEDNDKSIEINTLPDYKFFNESQILFEFCIFKNTFNIENGVHFSLGIKKQRIEILFFKNCIFENNIRLFNELIEYELIFENCIFLEEVNLEKSIFEKHCGFSNSIFFNGINLKDTSFDSRVSFRNITLNTKNEFNLEETYINNKVEFIRICSKDLVQGEYLDYNSFYKSIEEKKEEKYLNVKNRETARIIKDSFEQQNNIIEANKYYALEMKKREEEELTKDLKEGKNFFEWLVFKVHGISSNHSQDWLLALFWIISFSFSIGTITNDFEEYHISFLNLIPAFFIFIMSLIISSLEIEFKNILLIIFGFISYGLYSIISYDFNLYNVANHINPFSVMNSWDNITFSELIFKVIIAYLIYQFIISIRQNTRRK, encoded by the coding sequence ATGCAATATAAACTTAATCAATGTAAAGAATTTTATAATAATAAAAATATAAAAATAAAAAATATAGAACTCTATGAAGATAATGATAAAAGTATAGAGATTAATACGTTACCTGATTATAAATTTTTTAATGAAAGTCAAATACTTTTTGAATTTTGTATTTTTAAAAATACCTTTAATATTGAAAATGGAGTGCATTTTTCATTAGGAATAAAAAAACAAAGAATAGAAATATTGTTTTTTAAAAATTGTATTTTTGAGAATAATATTAGATTGTTTAATGAATTAATTGAGTATGAACTAATATTTGAAAATTGTATATTCTTAGAAGAAGTGAATTTAGAAAAATCAATTTTTGAAAAGCACTGTGGTTTTTCTAATTCCATCTTTTTCAATGGTATTAATTTAAAAGATACTAGTTTTGATAGTAGAGTAAGTTTTCGTAATATAACTTTAAATACTAAAAATGAATTTAATCTCGAAGAAACATATATCAATAATAAAGTCGAATTTATAAGAATTTGTTCAAAAGATTTAGTCCAAGGAGAATATCTTGATTATAATTCTTTTTATAAGAGTATAGAAGAAAAAAAAGAAGAAAAATATTTAAATGTTAAAAACCGTGAAACTGCAAGAATTATAAAAGACTCTTTTGAACAGCAAAACAACATAATAGAAGCAAATAAATATTATGCCTTAGAAATGAAAAAAAGAGAAGAAGAAGAATTAACAAAAGATTTAAAAGAAGGAAAAAACTTTTTTGAATGGCTAGTATTTAAAGTACACGGAATAAGTTCCAATCATTCACAAGATTGGCTATTAGCACTATTTTGGATTATCAGTTTTTCATTTTCAATAGGAACAATAACAAATGATTTTGAAGAATATCATATTAGTTTTCTAAATTTAATACCAGCTTTTTTTATATTTATAATGTCATTAATAATATCTAGTCTTGAAATAGAATTTAAAAATATTCTTCTCATAATATTTGGTTTTATCTCATATGGTTTGTATTCTATAATTAGTTATGATTTTAATTTATATAATGTCGCAAATCATATTAATCCTTTTTCTGTGATGAATAGTTGGGATAATATCACTTTTTCTGAGTTAATATTTAAAGTTATTATCGCATACTTAATTTACCAATTCATCATATCTATTAGACAAAATACAAGAAGAAAATAA
- a CDS encoding DUF6394 family protein: MDWGKVTYIFFSLMSLTTTAGFIYEPNAVALFLAAGVNVISTILKIGVKNLLAAELLASSLVADLHLIPAFMVLTFIGDERMATALAIGAVVANAFSIALALIESAKSQDKDIY, translated from the coding sequence ATGGATTGGGGTAAGGTTACTTATATATTTTTCTCACTCATGTCTCTTACAACAACAGCAGGGTTTATCTACGAACCAAATGCAGTGGCACTATTTTTAGCTGCTGGGGTAAATGTAATTTCTACAATTTTGAAAATTGGTGTAAAAAATCTATTAGCAGCAGAACTTCTTGCTAGTTCTTTAGTTGCAGACCTACACTTAATTCCTGCGTTTATGGTATTAACATTTATTGGTGATGAGAGAATGGCAACTGCTTTAGCAATTGGTGCAGTTGTTGCAAATGCTTTTTCAATAGCATTAGCATTAATAGAGAGTGCAAAAAGTCAAGATAAGGATATTTATTAA